The genomic window GAGCACGTCATCTTCATTTTGGCGACCACCGAGCCGGAAAAAATCATTCCGACCATCCTCTCGCGCTGCCAGCACTACCGTTTTCGCCGTCTGACCTCCGAAGAAATCGCGGGCAAACTCGCCGGCCTCGTCACGCTGGAAGGGGCCAGCGCCGACCCTGACGCGCTGAACCTCATCGGGCGCCTCGCCGACGGGGCCATGCGCGACGGCGAGAGCCTGCTCGAACGGATGCTGGCGGCGGGCACGGCGGTGACGCGCCCGGCGGTGGAAGAAGCTCTGGGGCTGCCCCCCGGCGAACGGGTGCGCGGCGTGGCGTCGGCGCTGCTTGTGGGCGACGCGGGCGAGGCCATCTCAGGTGCGGCGCAGCTCTACCGCGACGGTTTCGCGGCCCGCACGGTGGTCGAAGGGCTGGTGGCCGCTTTCGGGGCCGCGCTGCACGCCGAACTGGGCCTGGGCGAAGAAGGCCGACTGGAAGGCGCCGAGGTGCCCCGGCTGCTGAAGTTGCAGGCCGCGCTCGACGAGCAAGAAGCCCGCTTCGCCCGCAGCGCCGACCAGCAGAGCCTGGAACTGGCGCTGACCCACGCTTTGCTTGCCGCCGATGGGGGCACGGGAGGCGGTGCGCCGAGTCTGGGCTCTGCCGCCACGTCCGCCCCGGCGCAGGTGCCCGGCGACCTGCTCCAGCGGCTCAACCGACTGGAAAAGGAATTGTCCACACTCCGCAGCGCTCCCCGTGCGGCGGCTCCTGCTTCGGCAGTCCCGGCGGCCCCAGCGGAAAAACGTGGCCCGGCCCCGGCGCGCGAAGCCGTGCGTGAGGCGGCAGCGTCCATTGCTCCGGCAGCGGCGCCCACGCAGGGCAGTTGGGCCGACGTGATGGCGCAGACGACCATGCAGATGCGCGCTTTTCTCAAACCGGCGCGGATGCACGCGCAGGACGGCTACGTCAGCCTGACCTACGAGGACCGCAGCAGCTTTCACGCCAAGCAGGTGGCGGGCAAGTTCGACGAACTCGCGGCGCTGGTGGAGCGCGTGTTTGGCCCCATCACCTTCGAACTGATTGCCCCCGAAGGTCTAGGCCGCAAGCGTGAAGCCGGGAGAGCAGGCGGGAGTCAGGCTGCCGCGTCTGCCCCGGCACCCACACTGAACCCGGCACCGACTCGCTCCACTCCGGCCCCCAAAGCCGACGCCCCTGTCGAGATTCCCGACTTCGACCCCTCTCCGCGCCGCAGTCGCCGGGGACCGGAGTTCGAGCCGGTGACGGTGGGCGCCGCTCAGCCGCAGCCCGTCGCTGCTGCCCAGACCGCCAGCACCCAGACCCCCGGCACTCAGACGGCCAGCGCCCCACCGCCCAGCCTGCCGCCGCGCCCCCCGGCCCGGCCCAGTGGGACTC from Deinococcus radiodurans R1 = ATCC 13939 = DSM 20539 includes these protein-coding regions:
- the dnaX gene encoding DNA polymerase III subunit gamma/tau → MSAIYQRARPIRWEDVVGQEHVKDVLRTALEQGRIGHAYLFSGPRGVGKTTTARLIAMTANCTGPAPKPCGECESCLAVRAGSHPDVMEIDAASNNSVDDVRDLREKVGLAAMRGGKKIYILDEAHMMSRAAFNALLKTLEEPPEHVIFILATTEPEKIIPTILSRCQHYRFRRLTSEEIAGKLAGLVTLEGASADPDALNLIGRLADGAMRDGESLLERMLAAGTAVTRPAVEEALGLPPGERVRGVASALLVGDAGEAISGAAQLYRDGFAARTVVEGLVAAFGAALHAELGLGEEGRLEGAEVPRLLKLQAALDEQEARFARSADQQSLELALTHALLAADGGTGGGAPSLGSAATSAPAQVPGDLLQRLNRLEKELSTLRSAPRAAAPASAVPAAPAEKRGPAPAREAVREAAASIAPAAAPTQGSWADVMAQTTMQMRAFLKPARMHAQDGYVSLTYEDRSSFHAKQVAGKFDELAALVERVFGPITFELIAPEGLGRKREAGRAGGSQAAASAPAPTLNPAPTRSTPAPKADAPVEIPDFDPSPRRSRRGPEFEPVTVGAAQPQPVAAAQTASTQTPGTQTASAPPPSLPPRPPARPSGTRPCACGPAT